One Branchiostoma lanceolatum isolate klBraLanc5 chromosome 18, klBraLanc5.hap2, whole genome shotgun sequence DNA window includes the following coding sequences:
- the LOC136424156 gene encoding E3 ubiquitin-protein ligase RNF19A-like isoform X2, whose translation MSFPETDSNSCSSASISLPGSVRPTRKQSRFSLRHIFSRSRSSKSRRGIKGREPEGVAMAISSVSVQTPLGSAGGIQLTSGGDGDKATECPLCCTEYPRANFPEIATCPHRSCIDCLRQYLRIEITESRVNISCPECAERFHPTDMQRILGDRHLMDKYEEFMLRRCLVLDPDSRWCPAPDCGYAVIASGCASCPKLQCLREGCGTYFCYHCKAEWHPNQTCDMARQQRTNNLRSSSVSHSQVSAADDIKPCPRCGAYIVKMDDGSCNHMTCAVCGAEFCWLCMKEISDLHYLSPSGCTFWGKKPWSRKKKILWQLGTLVGAPVGIALIASISLPAMIIGIPVYMGRKIHNKYENLPPHRRHLAVTGGVSLSILVAPVLAALTVGIGVPIMLAYVYGVVPISLCRSGGCGVRTTQKGGVRFEFDDDNEANVGAGGAMTGENVSMDHSLPGKEGNPSIGEGSLLSASSSQVERLGVLRDSVSDRDSASTMAIAGSLAGSTGVTTNHRLEVQADVQRKRCSVSSESPSASLGDNASTVAMAGSLLNGIGASSYTLGGAVAGATIQPLEVAVDLGGAVAGATVDLAEKPKSRHSSGGSSSVDNLQDSQTCRAASKHRGSHRRSKVRGQEGRGQDKSRGQGDMVKVPADSDRKVWSREESERRTWSREESDRRVGRREESERRVLGRDGSDADRRAWTRDGSDADRRAWTRDSCGSSCPSPSISLCSTTDSHCSRTDSHYSEGSLAMSHTDTSSRGSAAAMSHTDTSSRGSAAAMSHTDTSSRGSAAAMSHTDTSSRGSAAAMSHTDTSSRGSAKLDSSSHSYGAAITAKTDTLGQTSAPSDASSRDPEAACVRSVSPLTEVENDRPDVFSPAPARVVSFPSETQSLGHILEEREMGGGDGQSGFVGGGEGLGWRRYSMEEPSSVLTARQDQSSL comes from the exons ATGTCGTTCCCAGAGACGGACTCGAACTCGTGCAGCTCTGCGTCGATCTCGCTGCCCGGATCCGTCCGCCCGACCCGGAAGCAGTCCCGCTTCTCCCTCCGCCACATCTTCTCCCGATCCCGCAGCTCCAAATCCCGACGGGGAATCAAAGGCCGAGAGCCAGAGGGCGTCGCCATGGCGATCTCCTCGGTGTCCGTGCAGACCCCCCTGGGTTCGGCGGGCGGGATCCAGCTGACGAGCGGGGGGGACGGTGACAAG GCGACGGAGTGCCCGCTGTGCTGCACGGAGTACCCGCGGGCGAACTTCCCCGAGATCGCGACCTGCCCGCACCGGTCCTGCATCGACTGTCTGCGGCAGTACCTCCGCATCGAGATCACCGAGAGCCGCGTCAACATATCCTGCCCGGAGTGTGCCGAGCGCTTCCACCCCACCGACATGCAGAGGATCCTGGGGGATCGCCACCTGATGGACAAGTACGAGGAGTTCATGCTGCGGAGGTGCCTGGTGCTGGACCCCGACTCACGGTGGTGCCCTGCTCCGGACTGCGG cTATGCAGTGATTGCCAGTGGCTGCGCCTCCTGCCCAAAGCTGCAGTGCCTGCGTGAGGGCTGCGGGACGTACTTCTGCTACCACTGCAAGGCTGAGTGGCACCCGAACCAGACGTGCGACATGGCGCGGCAGCAGAGAACCAACAACCTGCGCTCCTCCTCCGTCAGCCACTCGCAGGTCTCCGCGGCGGACGACATCAAGCCCTGCCCGCGCTGCGGAGCCTACATCGTCAAGATGGACGACGGATCCTGCAACCACATGACCTGCGCCGTGTGCGGGGCCGAGTTCTGCTGGCTCTGCATGAAGGAGATCTCCGACCTCCACTACCTCAG ccCGTCCGGCTGCACGTTCTGGGGGAAGAAGCCGTGGAGCAGGAAGAAGAAGATCCTGTGGCAGCTGGGGACGCTGGTCGGCGCGCCGGTCGGCATCGCGCTGATTGCTTCCATTTCGCTTCCCGCCATGATCATCGGCATCCCCGTCTACATGGGCAGGAAG ATCCACAACAAGTACGAGAACCTGCCGCCGCACCGGCGCCACCTGGCGGTCACCGGGGGAGTTTCATTATCCATCCTGGTGGCACCTGTACTGGCTGCCCTCACTGTTG GAATCGGAGTTCCCATCATGCTGGCGTACGTGTACGGAGTTGTTCCCATCTCGCTGTGTCGGAGCGGGGGCTGTGGCGTTCGCACCACGCAGAAAGGCGGCGTTCGCTTCGAGTTTGACGATGACAACGAGGCGAATGTTGGGGCGGGCGGGGCCATGACAG GAGAGAACGTGAGCATGGACCACAGCCTGCCTGGTAAGGAGGGGAACCCGAGTATCGGGGAGGGCAGTCTGCTGAGCGCGAGCAGTAGCCAGGTGGAGCGGCTTGGCGTGCTACGGGACTCCGTCAGTGACCGAGACTCTGCCAGCACCATGGCGATCGCCGGGAGCCTGGCCGGCAGTACCGGCGTCACCACCAATCACAG GTTGGAAGTCCAAGCAGACGTGCAGAGAAAGCGGTGCAGTGTGAGTAGCGAGTCTCCGTCGGCCAGTCTCGGAGACAACGCCAGCACGGTCGCCATGGCGGGCTCGCTGCTGAACGGCATAGGGGCGTCCTCCTATACGCTGGGCGGGGCTGTTGCCGGGGCGACCATCCAGCCCCTGGAGGTGGCGGTGGACCTGGGCGGGGCTGTTGCCGGGGCGACGGTGGACCTGGCGGAAAAGCCGAAGTCTCGGCACAGCAGCGGCGGCAGCAGCAGTGTGGACAACCTACAGGACAGCCAGACCTGCCGCGCAGCCAGCAAGCACCGGGGCTCCCACAGGCGCAgcaaggtcaggggtcaggagGGCAGGGGTCAGGACAAGAGCAGGGGTCAGGGGGACATGGTCAAGGTCCCGGCAGACAGCGATAGAAAAGTCTGGAGCAGAGAAGAGTCCGAGCGGAGAACGTGGAGCAGAGAGGAGTCTGATCGGAGAGTCGGGAGAAGAGAGGAGTCAGAGCGGAGAGTGTTGGGGCGCGATGGCAGCGATGCTGATCGCCGAGCGTGGACCCGGGACGGCAGCGATGCTGATCGCCGAGCGTGGACCCGGGACAGCTGCGGCAGctcctgcccctccccctccatcaGCCTCTGCAGCACCACCGACTCCCACTGCAGCCGGACGGACTCGCACTACTCCGAGGGCAGTCTGGCCATGTCCCACACGGACACGTCCAGCAGAGGGTCTGCTGCAGCCATGTCCCACACAGACACGTCCAGCAGAGGGTCTGCTGCAGCCATGTCCCACACGGACACGTCCAGCAGAGGGTCTGCTGCTGCCATGTCCCACACGGACACGTCCAGCAGAGGGTCTGCTGCAGCCATGTCCCACACGGATACCTCCAGCAGAGGGTCGGCAAAACTTGACTCATCGAGCCACAGTTATGGGGCTGCAATAACAGCGAAAACAGACACTTTGGGCCAGACCTCTGCTCCCAGCGACGCCTCCAGCCGGGACCCCGAGGCCGCCTGTGTTCGAAGCGTTTCCCCGCTGACAGAAGTGGAGAACGACCGCCCGGATGTCTTCAGTCCTGCGCCCGCCCGCGTGGTGTCGTTTCCCTCGGAGACGCAGTCGTTAGGCCACATTCTGGAGGAGAGGGAGATGGGGGGTGGGGACGGGCAGAGTGGGTTTgtggggggtggggaggggcTGGGCTGGAGGCGGTACAGCATGGAGGAGCCCAGCTCCGTCCTCACCGCCAGACAAGACCAGAGCTCGCTATGA
- the LOC136424158 gene encoding ras-related GTP-binding protein C-like isoform X2, with the protein MASYDDDENFGSYGVVGSFPKDFGYGPDEQDTEDRSPSAESKPRILLMGLRRSGKSSIQKVVFHKMSPNETLFLESTNKIVKDDISNSSFVQFQIWDFPGQIDFFDPTFDSEMIFGGCGALIFVIDAQDDYMEALAKLHMTVSRAYKVNPNIKFEVFIHKVDGLSDDHKIETQRDIHQRANDDLADAGLEAIHLSFYLTSIYDHSIFEAFSKVVQKLIPQLPTLENLLNILISNSGIEKAFLFDVVSKIYIATDSSPVDMQSYELCCDMIDVVIDVSCIYGLKDGEGSCYDKESSSIIKLNNATILYLREVNRFLALVCILREDNFDRQGIIDYNFHCFRQAIQEVFEVRFKAQNLGANLQSSSGSLDAPAANGIAGSKPI; encoded by the exons ATGGCG TCCTACGATGATGACGAGAACTTCGGGAGTTACGGAGTCGTTGGCTCCTTCCCAAAGGATTTTGGGTACGGCCCGGACGAACAGGACACAGAGGACCGGTCGCCTTCGGCCGAGAGCAAGCCGCGGATCCTGCTCATGGGGCTGAGAAG AAGCGGCAAGTCGTCCATCCAGAAGGTCGTGTTCCATAAGATGTCCCCGAACGAAACTCTTTTTCTGGAGAGCACCAACAAGATCGTCAAGGACG ACATCTCCAACAGCTCATTTGTGCAGTTCCAAATCTGGGACTTCCCCGGCCAGATCGACTTCTTTGACCCGACCTTTGACTCGGAGATGATATTCGGGGGGTGCGGAGCGCTAATCTTCGTCATCGACGCGCAGGACGATTACATGGAGGCGCTCGCCAAGCTGCACATGACCGTCTCAAGGGCGTACAAGGTCAACCCAAACATCAAGTTTGAAGTCTTCATCCACAAG GTGGACGGCTTGTCAGACGACCACAAGATTGAGACGCAGCGAGACATCCACCAGCGTGCCAACGATGACCTGGCGGACGCCGGCCTGGAGGCCATTCATCTCAG TTTCTACCTGACCAGTATTTACGACCACTCCATCTTCGAGGCGTTCAGCAAGGTCGTACAGAAGCTCATTCCCCAGCTGCCGACCTTGGAGAATCTCCTCAACATTCTCATCTCG AACTCTGGCATCGAGAAGGCGTTCCTGTTTGACGTGGTGAGTAAGATCTACATCGCCACGGACAGCTCTCCGGTCGACATGCAGTCCTACGAGCTCTGCTGCGACATGATCGACGTCGTCATCGATGTCTCCTGTATCTATGG GCTGAAGGACGGGGAGGGCAGCTGCTACGATAAAGAGTCGTCATCCATCATCAAGCTGAACAACGCGACGATCCTGTACCTGCGGGAGGTGAACAG gTTCCTGGCACTGGTGTGTATCCTGCGGGAGGACAACTTTGACAGGCAAG GAATCATCGACTACAACTTCCACTGCTTCCGGCAGGCGATCCAGGAGGTGTTTGAGGTCAGGTTCAAGGCTCAGAACCTCGGCGCCAACCTGCAGTCCTCGTCAGGGTCCCTGGACGCCCCGGCCGCCAACGGCATCGCGGGATCCAAGCCCATCTAA
- the LOC136424158 gene encoding ras-related GTP-binding protein C-like isoform X1: MASYDDDENFGSYGVVGSFPKDFGYGPDEQDTEDRSPSAESKPRILLMGLRRSGKSSIQKVVFHKMSPNETLFLESTNKIVKDDISNSSFVQFQIWDFPGQIDFFDPTFDSEMIFGGCGALIFVIDAQDDYMEALAKLHMTVSRAYKVNPNIKFEVFIHKVDGLSDDHKIETQRDIHQRANDDLADAGLEAIHLSFYLTSIYDHSIFEAFSKVVQKLIPQLPTLENLLNILISNSGIEKAFLFDVVSKIYIATDSSPVDMQSYELCCDMIDVVIDVSCIYGLKDGEGSCYDKESSSIIKLNNATILYLREVNRFLALVCILREDNFDRQGIIDYNFHCFRQAIQEVFEVRFKAQNLGANLQSSSGSLDAPAANGIAGSKPI; this comes from the exons ATGGCG TCCTACGATGATGACGAGAACTTCGGGAGTTACGGAGTCGTTGGCTCCTTCCCAAAGGATTTTGGGTACGGCCCGGACGAACAGGACACAGAGGACCGGTCGCCTTCGGCCGAGAGCAAGCCGCGGATCCTGCTCATGGGGCTGAGAAG AAGCGGCAAGTCGTCCATCCAGAAGGTCGTGTTCCATAAGATGTCCCCGAACGAAACTCTTTTTCTGGAGAGCACCAACAAGATCGTCAAGGACG ACATCTCCAACAGCTCATTTGTGCAGTTCCAAATCTGGGACTTCCCCGGCCAGATCGACTTCTTTGACCCGACCTTTGACTCGGAGATGATATTCGGGGGGTGCGGAGCGCTAATCTTCGTCATCGACGCGCAGGACGATTACATGGAGGCGCTCGCCAAGCTGCACATGACCGTCTCAAGGGCGTACAAGGTCAACCCAAACATCAAGTTTGAAGTCTTCATCCACAAG GTGGACGGCTTGTCAGACGACCACAAGATTGAGACGCAGCGAGACATCCACCAGCGTGCCAACGATGACCTGGCGGACGCCGGCCTGGAGGCCATTCATCTCAG TTTCTACCTGACCAGTATTTACGACCACTCCATCTTCGAGGCGTTCAGCAAGGTCGTACAGAAGCTCATTCCCCAGCTGCCGACCTTGGAGAATCTCCTCAACATTCTCATCTCG AACTCTGGCATCGAGAAGGCGTTCCTGTTTGACGTGGTGAGTAAGATCTACATCGCCACGGACAGCTCTCCGGTCGACATGCAGTCCTACGAGCTCTGCTGCGACATGATCGACGTCGTCATCGATGTCTCCTGTATCTATGG GCTGAAGGACGGGGAGGGCAGCTGCTACGATAAAGAGTCGTCATCCATCATCAAGCTGAACAACGCGACGATCCTGTACCTGCGGGAGGTGAACAGGTTCCTGGCACTGGTGTGTATCCTGCGGGAGGACAACTTCGACAGGCAAG GAATCATCGACTACAACTTCCACTGCTTCCGGCAGGCGATCCAGGAGGTGTTTGAGGTCAGGTTCAAGGCTCAGAACCTCGGCGCCAACCTGCAGTCCTCGTCAGGGTCCCTGGACGCCCCGGCCGCCAACGGCATCGCGGGATCCAAGCCCATCTAA
- the LOC136424156 gene encoding E3 ubiquitin-protein ligase RNF19A-like isoform X1, which yields MSFPETDSNSCSSASISLPGSVRPTRKQSRFSLRHIFSRSRSSKSRRGIKGREPEGVAMAISSVSVQTPLGSAGGIQLTSGGDGDKATECPLCCTEYPRANFPEIATCPHRSCIDCLRQYLRIEITESRVNISCPECAERFHPTDMQRILGDRHLMDKYEEFMLRRCLVLDPDSRWCPAPDCGYAVIASGCASCPKLQCLREGCGTYFCYHCKAEWHPNQTCDMARQQRTNNLRSSSVSHSQVSAADDIKPCPRCGAYIVKMDDGSCNHMTCAVCGAEFCWLCMKEISDLHYLSPSGCTFWGKKPWSRKKKILWQLGTLVGAPVGIALIASISLPAMIIGIPVYMGRKIHNKYENLPPHRRHLAVTGGVSLSILVAPVLAALTVGIGVPIMLAYVYGVVPISLCRSGGCGVRTTQKGGVRFEFDDDNEANVGAGGAMTGENVSMDHSLPGKEGNPSIGEGSLLSASSSQVERLGVLRDSVSDRDSASTMAIAGSLAGSTGVTTNHRLEVQADVHCCHGYQVAIVTVFVARRLEVQADVQRKRCSVSSESPSASLGDNASTVAMAGSLLNGIGASSYTLGGAVAGATIQPLEVAVDLGGAVAGATVDLAEKPKSRHSSGGSSSVDNLQDSQTCRAASKHRGSHRRSKVRGQEGRGQDKSRGQGDMVKVPADSDRKVWSREESERRTWSREESDRRVGRREESERRVLGRDGSDADRRAWTRDGSDADRRAWTRDSCGSSCPSPSISLCSTTDSHCSRTDSHYSEGSLAMSHTDTSSRGSAAAMSHTDTSSRGSAAAMSHTDTSSRGSAAAMSHTDTSSRGSAAAMSHTDTSSRGSAKLDSSSHSYGAAITAKTDTLGQTSAPSDASSRDPEAACVRSVSPLTEVENDRPDVFSPAPARVVSFPSETQSLGHILEEREMGGGDGQSGFVGGGEGLGWRRYSMEEPSSVLTARQDQSSL from the exons ATGTCGTTCCCAGAGACGGACTCGAACTCGTGCAGCTCTGCGTCGATCTCGCTGCCCGGATCCGTCCGCCCGACCCGGAAGCAGTCCCGCTTCTCCCTCCGCCACATCTTCTCCCGATCCCGCAGCTCCAAATCCCGACGGGGAATCAAAGGCCGAGAGCCAGAGGGCGTCGCCATGGCGATCTCCTCGGTGTCCGTGCAGACCCCCCTGGGTTCGGCGGGCGGGATCCAGCTGACGAGCGGGGGGGACGGTGACAAG GCGACGGAGTGCCCGCTGTGCTGCACGGAGTACCCGCGGGCGAACTTCCCCGAGATCGCGACCTGCCCGCACCGGTCCTGCATCGACTGTCTGCGGCAGTACCTCCGCATCGAGATCACCGAGAGCCGCGTCAACATATCCTGCCCGGAGTGTGCCGAGCGCTTCCACCCCACCGACATGCAGAGGATCCTGGGGGATCGCCACCTGATGGACAAGTACGAGGAGTTCATGCTGCGGAGGTGCCTGGTGCTGGACCCCGACTCACGGTGGTGCCCTGCTCCGGACTGCGG cTATGCAGTGATTGCCAGTGGCTGCGCCTCCTGCCCAAAGCTGCAGTGCCTGCGTGAGGGCTGCGGGACGTACTTCTGCTACCACTGCAAGGCTGAGTGGCACCCGAACCAGACGTGCGACATGGCGCGGCAGCAGAGAACCAACAACCTGCGCTCCTCCTCCGTCAGCCACTCGCAGGTCTCCGCGGCGGACGACATCAAGCCCTGCCCGCGCTGCGGAGCCTACATCGTCAAGATGGACGACGGATCCTGCAACCACATGACCTGCGCCGTGTGCGGGGCCGAGTTCTGCTGGCTCTGCATGAAGGAGATCTCCGACCTCCACTACCTCAG ccCGTCCGGCTGCACGTTCTGGGGGAAGAAGCCGTGGAGCAGGAAGAAGAAGATCCTGTGGCAGCTGGGGACGCTGGTCGGCGCGCCGGTCGGCATCGCGCTGATTGCTTCCATTTCGCTTCCCGCCATGATCATCGGCATCCCCGTCTACATGGGCAGGAAG ATCCACAACAAGTACGAGAACCTGCCGCCGCACCGGCGCCACCTGGCGGTCACCGGGGGAGTTTCATTATCCATCCTGGTGGCACCTGTACTGGCTGCCCTCACTGTTG GAATCGGAGTTCCCATCATGCTGGCGTACGTGTACGGAGTTGTTCCCATCTCGCTGTGTCGGAGCGGGGGCTGTGGCGTTCGCACCACGCAGAAAGGCGGCGTTCGCTTCGAGTTTGACGATGACAACGAGGCGAATGTTGGGGCGGGCGGGGCCATGACAG GAGAGAACGTGAGCATGGACCACAGCCTGCCTGGTAAGGAGGGGAACCCGAGTATCGGGGAGGGCAGTCTGCTGAGCGCGAGCAGTAGCCAGGTGGAGCGGCTTGGCGTGCTACGGGACTCCGTCAGTGACCGAGACTCTGCCAGCACCATGGCGATCGCCGGGAGCCTGGCCGGCAGTACCGGCGTCACCACCAATCACAG GTTGGAAGTCCAAGCAGACGTGcattgttgccatggttaccagGTTGCCATAGTTACCGTGTTTGTTGCCCGCAGGTTGGAAGTCCAAGCAGACGTGCAGAGAAAGCGGTGCAGTGTGAGTAGCGAGTCTCCGTCGGCCAGTCTCGGAGACAACGCCAGCACGGTCGCCATGGCGGGCTCGCTGCTGAACGGCATAGGGGCGTCCTCCTATACGCTGGGCGGGGCTGTTGCCGGGGCGACCATCCAGCCCCTGGAGGTGGCGGTGGACCTGGGCGGGGCTGTTGCCGGGGCGACGGTGGACCTGGCGGAAAAGCCGAAGTCTCGGCACAGCAGCGGCGGCAGCAGCAGTGTGGACAACCTACAGGACAGCCAGACCTGCCGCGCAGCCAGCAAGCACCGGGGCTCCCACAGGCGCAgcaaggtcaggggtcaggagGGCAGGGGTCAGGACAAGAGCAGGGGTCAGGGGGACATGGTCAAGGTCCCGGCAGACAGCGATAGAAAAGTCTGGAGCAGAGAAGAGTCCGAGCGGAGAACGTGGAGCAGAGAGGAGTCTGATCGGAGAGTCGGGAGAAGAGAGGAGTCAGAGCGGAGAGTGTTGGGGCGCGATGGCAGCGATGCTGATCGCCGAGCGTGGACCCGGGACGGCAGCGATGCTGATCGCCGAGCGTGGACCCGGGACAGCTGCGGCAGctcctgcccctccccctccatcaGCCTCTGCAGCACCACCGACTCCCACTGCAGCCGGACGGACTCGCACTACTCCGAGGGCAGTCTGGCCATGTCCCACACGGACACGTCCAGCAGAGGGTCTGCTGCAGCCATGTCCCACACAGACACGTCCAGCAGAGGGTCTGCTGCAGCCATGTCCCACACGGACACGTCCAGCAGAGGGTCTGCTGCTGCCATGTCCCACACGGACACGTCCAGCAGAGGGTCTGCTGCAGCCATGTCCCACACGGATACCTCCAGCAGAGGGTCGGCAAAACTTGACTCATCGAGCCACAGTTATGGGGCTGCAATAACAGCGAAAACAGACACTTTGGGCCAGACCTCTGCTCCCAGCGACGCCTCCAGCCGGGACCCCGAGGCCGCCTGTGTTCGAAGCGTTTCCCCGCTGACAGAAGTGGAGAACGACCGCCCGGATGTCTTCAGTCCTGCGCCCGCCCGCGTGGTGTCGTTTCCCTCGGAGACGCAGTCGTTAGGCCACATTCTGGAGGAGAGGGAGATGGGGGGTGGGGACGGGCAGAGTGGGTTTgtggggggtggggaggggcTGGGCTGGAGGCGGTACAGCATGGAGGAGCCCAGCTCCGTCCTCACCGCCAGACAAGACCAGAGCTCGCTATGA